DNA from Sulfurospirillum tamanense:
CGCAGAAAAATTAGACTCGGTCATCGCTAAGTATAAAAATGCATCAGGAATCCCCGCATCTGCAATCATCTGACGCACGATAGGCACAAACTGATAGCCACGCTCCAAAATATTCAAGAAATGGCGGGTACGGTACAAGTCGAGGTCGTCGCGCATGGAGAGCAAAATAGGGTCATTTAAAAAAGAGGTGTCAATGTCAAGGCTTTTCAAAACCCGCTGTTGTTGCGTGTAATTGTTTTCGGTAACAAAATAGGCAAAGAGTGTATTTGCGCAGAGAAAAAAGGCTAGCATAAAGCGCCAAAGCATGAGAATCCTTTAGGGTTAAATCAGAGGGGAAAGCAAAGCTCTAAAAGCTACGCTAACGCTAAGTTCTCCTTGGTGGAGAGCTTGTGCACCTTTGGTGCTTTTAAAAGATTTATCGTACCTTAATCTAACTTTTCAAATGCTTTAAAAAGGGCTTTAGCATTTTGAGTAGTTAACGCCATTAACGCCTCTTCGCTCATCCCAAGGACGCGCGCCAAATGGCTCGCTACGTAGGCAGTGTAGGCAGGTTCGTTACGTTCCCCGCGTTTGGGGTGCGGGGTAAGATAAGGCGCATCGGTTTCAAGTACCAGTTTATCTTTAGGAATGCGCGTTACGATTTCACCCAATTTTTTCTCGTTTTTAAAGGTCAACACCCCGCCAATGCCAAAATAAAAATTGGCCGCCGCTAAGGGCAACAAGACTTCACTGGCGTTATAGCAGTGCAACACACCTGAGGGCACCTTGCCTGCAGCAAAGGTGTTGAGCATTTCAAAACTGTCCGCACTGGATTCTCTCACATGAACAATGAGAGGTTTTTGGTGCTTGGTAGCCAAGGCAATGTGGGCGCGAAACACCTCTTTTTGGGCCGCTTTTTCCTCTATCTTGGCCTGCTCGTCTTTAGGAAGGCGAAAATAGTCCAACCCGCACTCTCCCACGGCGATGCATTTTTCATCTTGCAAATAGTGCTCTAACACCTGCTCATCGTACT
Protein-coding regions in this window:
- a CDS encoding TatD family hydrolase; this translates as MIIDTHCHLDDARYTEDLDTVIARALEAGVKGIMLPGADIEDLPKAKAIAHRYPHVFYAAGVHPYHHAQYDEQVLEHYLQDEKCIAVGECGLDYFRLPKDEQAKIEEKAAQKEVFRAHIALATKHQKPLIVHVRESSADSFEMLNTFAAGKVPSGVLHCYNASEVLLPLAAANFYFGIGGVLTFKNEKKLGEIVTRIPKDKLVLETDAPYLTPHPKRGERNEPAYTAYVASHLARVLGMSEEALMALTTQNAKALFKAFEKLD